In Paenibacillus ihbetae, the following are encoded in one genomic region:
- a CDS encoding carbohydrate ABC transporter permease produces the protein MKRERSIAMTIFNYYTLAVALFVVFFPIYSIAVGAFKTQVEYYQSGLALPDNFFNLENFKRVIDIGDLGLGFRNILIILAISVAGNIVLGTMVAYAVGRFDFKLKKAIMGMYLVAQVIPMVTTQVATFSVIQSLGAYNTMLAPILLYLGADVLQIVIYLQFVNSIPKDLDESAMIEGASLFKIYRSIIFPLLAPATATLIILKSISIYNDFYTPYLYMPKQDLKVVSTAIYSFIGPNAAQLNVISAGILIIFIPTVVLFLFMQRYIFAGVTNGAVK, from the coding sequence ATGAAGCGGGAACGATCCATCGCAATGACGATTTTTAATTATTATACGCTGGCGGTTGCGCTGTTCGTTGTCTTCTTCCCGATCTACTCGATCGCGGTGGGAGCCTTCAAGACCCAGGTGGAGTATTATCAATCGGGTCTTGCGCTGCCGGACAATTTCTTCAACCTGGAAAACTTCAAGCGGGTGATCGACATCGGCGATCTGGGCCTTGGCTTCCGCAATATTTTGATCATTCTGGCCATTTCCGTGGCAGGGAACATCGTGCTTGGAACGATGGTTGCCTATGCGGTGGGACGCTTTGATTTCAAGCTGAAGAAGGCGATCATGGGCATGTACCTTGTGGCGCAGGTTATCCCGATGGTCACGACCCAGGTGGCAACGTTCAGCGTGATCCAAAGCCTGGGCGCCTACAATACGATGCTTGCGCCGATTCTGCTCTATTTGGGCGCGGACGTGCTCCAGATCGTCATTTATCTTCAATTCGTCAACAGCATTCCTAAGGATCTTGACGAGAGTGCCATGATCGAGGGAGCATCCCTGTTCAAAATCTATCGCTCCATCATCTTCCCGCTGCTTGCACCGGCTACGGCCACACTGATCATTCTGAAGAGCATTTCGATATATAACGATTTCTACACGCCGTATCTGTACATGCCGAAGCAGGATCTGAAGGTGGTATCCACCGCGATCTATTCGTTCATCGGTCCGAACGCGGCGCAGCTGAATGTCATTTCAGCGGGGATACTGATCATCTTTATTCCGACGGTGGTGCTCTTCTTGTTCATGCAGCGGTATATTTTTGCAGGCGTGACGAACGGGGCGGTCAAGTAA
- a CDS encoding glycoside hydrolase family 113 produces MNTNKVWPEYVNGMTWGWTGIRGTWSGPEAEFSMERMAEMNVNWTALALSAVQATPQSTEIPFREEPTVTDDEVRWAIRKAKQLGLKVCLKPVVNVGNGTWRAHISFFDEEVPGEPSWAEWFRSYGEFIRHYAVIAEEEGCEMLCIGCEMVQADKREAEWRSLIADVRLVYGGLITYNCDKYQEDRLTWWDAVDIISSSGYYPIDQWEAQLNRIEGTVKKWNKPFFFMEAGCPSREGSAARPNDWSLPGGPSEAEQERYYEAMFAACAQRDWMQGYMLWDWPARLYDAQEASENDDYCMYGKRAAETVRRFYASGSHALEAGESSDAR; encoded by the coding sequence ATGAATACAAACAAAGTTTGGCCGGAATATGTTAATGGCATGACATGGGGGTGGACCGGCATCCGGGGCACCTGGAGCGGACCCGAAGCGGAGTTCTCCATGGAGCGCATGGCGGAGATGAACGTGAACTGGACGGCGCTTGCGCTTTCCGCCGTGCAAGCAACGCCGCAGTCGACGGAGATTCCGTTTCGCGAGGAGCCGACGGTGACGGATGACGAGGTCAGATGGGCGATCCGCAAGGCGAAGCAGCTTGGCCTGAAGGTGTGCTTGAAGCCGGTCGTCAACGTTGGCAACGGTACGTGGCGGGCGCATATCAGCTTCTTCGATGAAGAGGTGCCCGGCGAGCCAAGCTGGGCGGAATGGTTCCGTTCCTACGGGGAGTTCATCCGCCACTATGCTGTGATCGCCGAAGAAGAGGGCTGCGAAATGCTGTGCATCGGCTGCGAGATGGTACAGGCCGATAAGCGCGAGGCCGAATGGCGGAGCCTGATTGCGGATGTCCGGTTGGTATATGGAGGCTTGATTACCTATAATTGCGATAAGTACCAGGAGGATCGCCTGACCTGGTGGGATGCGGTCGATATCATCTCGTCGAGCGGCTATTATCCGATCGATCAATGGGAGGCGCAGCTGAACCGAATCGAAGGCACGGTGAAAAAGTGGAACAAGCCATTCTTCTTCATGGAAGCCGGATGCCCGAGCCGCGAAGGCTCCGCGGCCCGGCCGAATGACTGGTCGCTGCCGGGCGGGCCGTCCGAGGCGGAGCAGGAGCGGTACTATGAAGCGATGTTCGCTGCATGCGCGCAGCGGGACTGGATGCAGGGATATATGCTGTGGGACTGGCCGGCCCGGCTGTACGACGCACAGGAGGCTTCGGAGAACGACGATTATTGCATGTACGGCAAACGCGCAGCCGAAACGGTGCGGCGCTTTTATGCAAGCGGCTCCCATGCATTGGAAGCCGGCGAGAGTTCCGACGCGCGATAA